The Grus americana isolate bGruAme1 chromosome 36, bGruAme1.mat, whole genome shotgun sequence nucleotide sequence TGCAACCGCTGCCATGCGCTGCAACCGCTGCGATGTGCTGCGCTGCAACCGCTGCGATGTGCTGCAACCGCTGCGATGTGCTGCAACCGCTGCGATGTGCTGATGCGCTGCAACCGCTGCCATGTGCTGCAACCGCTGCAGTGCACAGGAAGGAAGCGCAGCCACGTGCAGCCATGCGCTGCAACCACTGCAGTGCACTGCAACCGTTGTGACGCGTTTGCTGCAACCGCTGCGCTGCACCGCAGCGTGACGTGCTGGGTTGCAACCGTCCCACCGCGCTGCGAGCGCAGAGCTGCAGTGCAAACGGCGCAGTGCGTTCTCCGTGCCGCGCTGCAGCGCAAGCGCGAGTCAGTCGCTGGACGGCCTGTGCCGCGCTGCAGGCGCGGTGCTGCAGGGCAAATGATGCGCTGCGCTTGGAGTGTCGCGCTGTAGTGCAAACGCAACGCTGCAGTGCAAACGCAACGCTGCAGTGCAAACGCAACGGTGCAGTGCAAACACAACGCTGCAGTGCAAATGCAAACGCAACACTGCAGTGCAAATGCAAACGCAACACTGCAGTGCAAATGCAAATGCAACGGTGCAGTGCAAACGCGACGCCGCAGTGCAAGCGCGACGACcgcagctgcagccccccctGCGTTGCGCGTGCAGCGTGAACTTCGTCACGCCGCACCACGACCGCGCGTTGCAAGCCCTGCATCCCACCCGAAGCCCCGCGCTGCGCCGCATCGCCGCCGCATCGCCGCCAATGGCCCCCGCGACACGTTTTGGCTGCGACCTCCCGTATCGGAATGcgaggaagaaaataaaccaccaCAAAGCAGCGCGGCGAGGGGGCTACATCTGTCGTTACagcaaagggggggggggggcaaaaattGGGGGGCAAACCCAGCAGGAGTGGGGGGTGACCCCGGCACCCGCGTCGAGCCCTGGGCACACGGGCGAGCGGCCGGTGAGGTAGGTCGGTCTCCGAAAACGTAAAGGCCCGgtgggcggggtggggggacgaCACGCGTGATGGCGAGAGGGGACGGCGCTGGCTGTGATGAATAAATAccaaaaatggggggaaaaaggcaacGGGAGGGGAAAACAGGGCGTCCTGGGGTGGGGTTAGGGTGGAGGGGAGATGGACGTGTCCAGAGGAGATGGGTGAGGGACCTGGGAGCCTCCAGGCTCTTGAGGGACATCAACCATCGGTTCGTCTTCATCCGCATCCGTGTTACATCTGCTTTGGGACGCTGTCCTGGAGCCACCAGGCTCATGGGGGACGTCAATCATCAGCTGATCATCCCACCATCCCTGTTACGTCTCCTCTGGGACCAGGGAGACACGTCCTGGAGCCACCAGGCTCATGAGGGACGTCAATCATCATCCCACCATCCGTGTTGCATCTCCTGTGGGACCAGGGAGACACCTCCTGGAGCCACCCGGCTCATGGTGGGTATCAGTCACCAGCTCATCTTCACCCCTATCTGTGTCACAACTCTGGGACCAGTGGCCCGAGTCCTGGAGCCACTGGGCTTGTAAGGGACATCAAGCATCAGCTCATCGTCCCCCTCCTCCATCCATGTTGCATCTCCTCCGGGCAAATCAGTCCATCTGCAGCAGCCGTGCAGCACTGGTCGGCAAGGAACCCAGTACCGGCCATCCGGGGCGTCCGCCACGTCCACCTCACCCACCCAACCTCAACCGTCCCCCGTGGTGGTTCCCCAtcatcacctcctcctccaccagGATGAAGCGgtgctgccctcctcctcctccccaccaccaaACCCCATCACTTGTCCCTGGCGGCCGCCCGGGCGTGGATACGCGTGTGCCGGGCGAGGGAGGACTTGTTGCTGAAGCTCTTCCCGCAGTGGGGACAGGGGAAGGGTCTCTCGCCCGTGTGCGAGCGCTCGTGCACCGTCAGGTCCGCCAAGTATTTGAAGCTCTTGCCGCAGGCGCCGCAGGGGTAGGGTCGCTCCTCGGTGTGGCTCCGTTGGTGCATGGTGAGGTTGGACTGTTGGCTGAAGCGTTTGCCGCAGGCGGCACAGGGGTAGGGTCGCTCACCCGTGTGCGACCGTTGGTGCTTGTTGAGGTCCGATGGGTTGGTGAAGGTCTTGCCGCAGGAGCCGCAGGCGTAGGGACGCTCACCCGTGTGAAGCCGTTGGTGAGTGGTGAGGGTGGAGAGGTGGCCGAAGCTCTTGCCGCAAGCCCCGCAGGCATAGGGCTTCACCCCCGTGTGGGTTCGCTGGTGGGTCTTCAGGTGGGTCAACCGGCCGAAGCTCTTGCCGCACTCGCCGCAGGGGTACGGACGGTCCTTCCCCTGCGCCGACGGCTCCTGCTTCACCCACGGCTTCTCCGGGCTCCTGGTGTCCTCTGCCAGTCCGGGCGGACCTTGGGCGAGGGGCTGTGGGAACGCGGTGGGATCCCGTGGGATCTGTCGCCGGTGGGTTCCTCTCCGGGTGGAGGTCCCAACCACCGGGATGCCCTGGAGGGTGCTGGGTGGGTGCGGGGGGTCTTGCTGTTGCAAAGCGGATGCCTCTGGGTCTCTGCTCGCCGTGGTGGGACCTGCTGGGGGGGAAGAAGACAACGGTTCACGAGTTGGTTGTCAGTGGAGGACACCACCCTTCTCCTCTGACCCCACCATCCTCGATCTCCTCCATCAATGGTGGAGAGGGTCCAGCCCCCACCATTGAGTGAACCCCCAAATCCATGGATGGCCATCAGgccatgctggggcagggatGAAGATGAGGCCACATCCTCAGCAGAGGAGCCCAGCTGGGTCAGGTGGGCAAGGATGGCTGCGGGAGAACTAGGAGCCCACCATGCTCCAACCATCATCCCCAAAACACTGGAACTCCTGgaagcagcatttccagcatcgccatgaagcagcagctgatgctGGAGGAACAAGATTTTGGGGCTCATGGTTTCCAGAGGACAAGAGCTCTCTATGGACACTCATGATCTTCACTCCAAGACCTCcatccttctccagcttctccaCAACTCAAAGAGACGGCCGTCTTCCAGCTTCCCATGCTGGCATGGACATCAGATACACATTCCAGCCCTTCTTCTCACTTCAGCTTGGCTTTGGAGCCCAAGGAGACCTTTCTTCTCACACTGCAACAGGGCTCGAGATGACACATGGTGGCACCACTGCGGGACTCTCCATCTGGATCCTTCTTGGGGTCACATCTGTCTTCTTTCTCAATACCCCAGGAGGTTCCCCAGCACCAGGACCTCATTTTTGGCCCTTCCCCCCCACTTTGCTCTCACTTCTCCTCCACCCAGAGTGACAAAACCGCCCCAAAAAAAGAGCAATGACACCATGGGAGCATCCATGGGGATGACCACATGGGGCCAAGCCCATCGCAGGAGACACCCCACCACCTCCAAGCCTCCCTGGCTCCTACAGCAGCTTCttcacccctttttttttgggagCGTGTGTGTGAAGGATCTCTGTCCTTCGTCC carries:
- the LOC129198845 gene encoding zinc finger protein with KRAB and SCAN domains 8-like isoform X2 — translated: METPTAQPRWRLQPEGGRRCPPAPRPPSPCPEEDTEGSPMSSERAAERRRWPRGEWARRLVPALHGGGAGTEMRRLRFRQFRYQEASGPRDVCRRLRELSQGWLRPEVRSKEQIMELLVLEQFLSILPEEIQSWVWVRHPESCAQAVALAESFQLGRGDPDGIWEQQVTVRVKVEEVAPGDAEDPEMAGDPPSPPSESPQLPSGEEVARGKVKFVPEEEERCLQETGPTTASRDPEASALQQQDPPHPPSTLQGIPVVGTSTRRGTHRRQIPRDPTAFPQPLAQGPPGLAEDTRSPEKPWVKQEPSAQGKDRPYPCGECGKSFGRLTHLKTHQRTHTGVKPYACGACGKSFGHLSTLTTHQRLHTGERPYACGSCGKTFTNPSDLNKHQRSHTGERPYPCAACGKRFSQQSNLTMHQRSHTEERPYPCGACGKSFKYLADLTVHERSHTGERPFPCPHCGKSFSNKSSLARHTRIHARAAARDK
- the LOC129198845 gene encoding zinc finger protein with KRAB and SCAN domains 8-like isoform X1; the protein is METPTAQPRWRLQPEGGRRCPPAPRPPSPCPEEDTEGSPMSSERAAERRRWPRGEWARRLVPALHGGGAGTEMRRLRFRQFRYQEASGPRDVCRRLRELSQGWLRPEVRSKEQIMELLVLEQFLSILPEEIQSWVWVRHPESCAQAVALAESFQLGRGDPDGIWEQQVTVRVKVEEVAPGDAEDPEMAGDPPSPPSESPQLPSGEEVARGKVKFVPEEEERCLQETAGPTTASRDPEASALQQQDPPHPPSTLQGIPVVGTSTRRGTHRRQIPRDPTAFPQPLAQGPPGLAEDTRSPEKPWVKQEPSAQGKDRPYPCGECGKSFGRLTHLKTHQRTHTGVKPYACGACGKSFGHLSTLTTHQRLHTGERPYACGSCGKTFTNPSDLNKHQRSHTGERPYPCAACGKRFSQQSNLTMHQRSHTEERPYPCGACGKSFKYLADLTVHERSHTGERPFPCPHCGKSFSNKSSLARHTRIHARAAARDK